The nucleotide sequence GTCCATCCAGGTACGCATGTCGTCCATCCAGGTACGCGAGTTCGCCATTCCGGTACCGGCTCACGCGCGATTCGGCCGGTGTCCCGTGTGACCCGAGAGGCATTAGCCGTCCCTGGACGGACGACACGCGTACTCAGACGGACGACACGCGTACCTGGGTGGACGACTCGGGTACCTGGGTTGGTTCGCGTGTCCTCCGGGGGCGCCGGCTCGCTAGGGTGAACGGCGTGAGCCACCCGCAGATCACGCTGACCGTCCGGCACACGCCGTCCGCGCTGGACACCCGCCGCGGCGTCGTCCGGCTGCATCCCGAAGTCCTCGACGCGCTGGGCCTGCGGGCCTGGGATGCCGTCCACCTCACCGGGGCGCGGGTCAGCGCCGCGCTCGCCGCGCCCGCCGACGAGACCGGCGTGCCCGGGGTGGTGCTCACCGACGACGTCACCATGTCGAACCTGGGCGTCACCGAGGGCGCGGAGGTCGTCGTCGCGCCGGCCGACGTCGCCGCGGCGAAGACGGTGACCGTCGCCGGGTCGCGGCTGGCCAGCGTCTCGGTCAGCCCGCACATGCTGCGGCTCGCGCTGATCGGCAAGGTCCTCACCGTCGGGGACGCCGTTTCGCTGCTGCCGCAGGACCTCGCGCCGTCGCCGGGGTCGGACCCGGCCGGCCTGCGCGGCCAGCTGTCACGCGCGATCGGCGCGACCTGGACGAACGAGCTGCTCACCGTCACCGCGACCGAGCCGGCCGGCACCGTGGCGGTCGGACCGTCCACTGTGGTCACCTGGCGCGACGGCGCCCGGCCCGGAAGGGCCGCCGAACCCGCCGCGCCCCGGACGGCGACCGCGCTGGTCCGCACCTCCGCCGTCACCGCGGCCGAGGAGTGGATCGACGCCGAGGTCGTCGAGGACGAGGCCGTCGCAGAAGAAGAGCCCGTCGTCCCGCTGGCCGACCTGATCGGCGCCGAGGCCGCCGCGCGCAAGCTGGCCGAGTGGTTCGACCTCGCCTTCCAGCGGCCCGAGCTGCTGGCCCGGCTGGGCGCGCCCGCCCACCTGGGCGTCCTGCTGTCCGGCCCCGAAGGCGTCGGCAAGGCGACGCTCGTGCGGTCGGTCGCGAACGAAGCCGGCATCCGGGTGATCCCGCTGGCCGCGCCGAACCTCGCCGTGCTGGACCCGAACGTCGCCGTGGCACGCCTGCGCGAGGCCATCCACGCCGCCGGCGGCCCCTCGGTCCTGCTGCTCACCGACGTTGACGCGCTCCTGCCCGCGACGACTCCGCCGCCGGTCGCCACCGTCGTGCTGGAAGAGCTGCGGGCAGCCCTGCGGCGCGAGCGCTTCGCCGTCGTCGCGACGACGGCCCGCGCCGAATCGGCCGACCCCCGGCTGCGCGCCGCCGACCTGCTGGACCGCGAGCTCGGCCTCGCCCTCCCGGACGCCAAAACCCGCCGCGAGCTGCTGAACGTCCTGCTCCGTGACGTCCCGCTCGACACGGGCATCGACTGCGGTGTCCTCGCCGAGCGGACGCCCGGCTTCGTCGCCGCGGACCTGATCGCGCTGCGCCGGGACGCCGCGCTGCGGGCGGCGCTGCGCCAGCGCGACACCGACGAGCCGCGCATCTCGCAGCAGGACCTGCTCGACGCGCTGGCCACCGTCCGGCCGGTCTCGATGTCCACTTCGGACAACCTGGCCACCGGCGGGCTGACCCTGGACGACGTCGGCAACATGCTCGACGTCAAGCAGTCCCTCACCGAGGCCGTGCTCTGGCCGCTGCGGTACCCGGACTCGTTCGCCCGGCTCGGCGTCGAACCGCCGCGCGGGGTGCTGCTCTACGGGCCGCCCGGCGGCGGCAAGACTTTCCTCGTGCGGGCGCTGGCCGGCACCGGCGCGCTGAACGTCTTCGCGGTCAAGGGCGCCGAGCTGATGGACAAGTGGGTCGGCGAGTCCGAACGCGCGGTGCGCGAGCTGTTCCGCCGGGCCGCGGAGGCCGCGCCCGCGCTGATCTTCCTGGACGAGATCGACGCGTTGGCCCCGCGTCGCGGCCAGTCGTCCGACTCGGGGGTCGCCGACCGCGTGGTCGCGGCGCTGCTGACCGAGCTCGACGGCGTCGAGCCGATGCGCGAAGTCGTCGTCCTGGGTGCGACGAACCGGCCGGAGCTCGTCGACCCGGCGCTGCTGCGGCCCGGACGGCTCGAGCGCCGCGTCTACGTGCCGCCGCCGGACGCCGAGGCCCGCGCGGCCATCCTCGCGGCCAGCTCGAAGAACACCCCGCTGGCCGGCGACGTGGACCTCGTTGCGGTGGCGTCCACTCTGGACGGCTACTCGGCGGCCGACTGCGCGGCGCTGATCCGCGAAGCGGCGTTGACGGCGATGCGCGAGTCGCTGGAGGCCCGCGAAGTCACGGCGGCGCACCTGGACGCGGCCCGGAAGACGGTCCGGCCGAGCCTCGACCCGGCCCAGCTGGCCACCCTCGAGGCGTACGCGAAGACCCAGGCCGGTGTCTGAAGGGTCGACACGCGTGATTCGAGGGTCGACACGCGTGATTGAAGGGTCGACACGGCGGAGCTAAGCCAGCCACGGCCTGTCGACCCTCTGATCACGCGTGTCGGCTGCCCAATCACGCGTGTCGGCGTTCAGATCACGCGAAAGCCCGTCAGCTGCCCTTGTGGCCGGACTGGTATTCCTTCGTCACGATGACGATCACGCCGGGGCTCGCGCTCTGGATGCCTTCGAAGCGCGGCTCGGCCTTGATGCCGAACTCCTGCGCGAGCTGCTTGGCCGCGGCTTCCTCGTCGGTGCCCGGGCGGTAGAACGCCGTCGTCGTCGGGATGATGCCCTGGGAGTAGTTGCTGACCTCGTTGACGTTCCAGCCGCCGCCGCGGAAGTCCTCCGCCGCCCGGTCCGCCAAGCCCTCGATCGTCGAGTTGTTGAACACCCGGACGGTCACCCACTTGTTGGACGCCTGCTGGTCACCACCCGGCTGACCGGGGCCGCCGGGCGCGGACGACGTCGCCTGGCCGGGCGACGGCGAGCTCGGCGACGGCGGGGTGGGCGACGAAGAGCTCGTCGAGCTCGACGGCGGTGTCGCCGCCGAAGACGAGGTCGAAGACGGCGCCGCCGACGACGGCCCGCCGGACGTGCCCGGCTGCGTCGACGTGCCGCTCGGCCCGGCTTCGTTGGACCCGTCGCCCCCGCCCAGCGCGGAGATCCCGCCGATGACAGCGGCGATGATGGCCACGCCGATCAACGCGACACCCGCGGCCTTCATCGGCCGGGACATTCCGGAAAACACACTCATTGCAGCTCGATCCCCAGTCGCCGGGCGCCTCGCTTGCGCTGGCGGGCGGCGCGGGTCTTGCGCAGCCGCTTCACCAGCATCGGGTCGGCTTCGATCGCCTCCGGCTTCTCCAGCAGCTTGTTGAGCAGCTGGTAGTAGCGCGTCGCCGACAAGTCGAAGCGTTCGCGGATGGCGTTCTCCTTCGCCCCGGCGTGCCGCCACCATTGGCGCTCGAAGGCGAGGATCTCGACCTCGCGTTCGGTCAGGCCGGGCACGGGCTTCGGCGGCGACGGCTGCGGCTCAGCCATCGACTCCGCGGCGTCCATCCGAGTCCCTCTCAATCGGGCGTCATGGCGAATCAGATCCAGCTCTTCCGCGGGCGCCATTCAACCACGGAAGCCGCCGCCGACGTGGGCATCGACGTCGGCGCGTCACGGTCTGATGCAGGTCTACCAGAGGGGTCCGACTAAACTGGCTCGCCGTGACCATCCACCCCATCGTTATCGCCGGCGAACCCGTGCTGCACCAGCCGACTCGGGAGATCACCGAGTTCGACGAGAAGCTGCGCACGCTCGTGGACGACATGTTCGAGACGATGTACGCCGCCGAGGGTGTCGGCCTCGCGGCCAACCAGATCGGCCTCGATCTGCGGGTGTTCGTCTACGACTGCCCGGACGACGAAGGCGTGCGGCACAAGGGCGTCGTGGTCAACCCGAAGCTGGAGACGTCGGAGATCCCGGAGACCATGCCGGACCCGGACGACGACTGGGAGGGCTGCCTCTCGGCGCCCGGCGAGTCGTACCCCACGGGCCGGGCCAAGTGGGCGAAGGTGACCGGCTCCGACATCGACGGCCACCCGATCGAGGTCGAGGGCACCGGCTACTTCGCGCGCTGCCTGCAGCACGAGACCGATCACCTGGACGGGTACATCTACCTCGACCGCCTGGTCGGGCGGCACGCGCGGGCCGCGAAGAAGATGCTGAAGTCCAACAAGTGGGGCGTCCCCGGCAACTCGTGGCTGCCGCCGCGGACCCCCGAGGACGACGGCGCCGTCATCTGAGACCACGAAGGGCCCCTCGAAACCGAGGAGCCCTTCGCCGTTTCACGAGCGGTCAGCAGCCGAGGAAGTGACAGCGGACCACTCGAGGCGTCTCCAGCACCGAGCCCGCCTTGACGTCCCAGGCGAGCCGGACGTACTGGGCGTGCGTCCAGGCCAGCGGGGTCGCCGACGTCGTGGGCGTGCCGGCCGGGAAGCCGGTCTGCCCGGACGGCGGGTTCTCGTCCCACACCTGCTCCGGCATGGTCTCCGCCGAGCTGCTCACCCGGCCGAGGTCACGCAGCCGCCGCGCGGCCGAGGCGCGGTCACCGAGCGTCAGCTCGTACTCGCCGCGCTCGCCGGCGAGCAGCGGCCACAACCGGCCGAACGTCGTGCGGCTCTCCGCCGGGAACGTGTAGTCCCACGGCGAGCCGTCGGCCTGCTCGCCGTAGCCGTCCTTCGTGTACCGGTGCCAGAACTGACCGGTCGGCGTAGTGAACGCGATTTCCTTGTCGGTCACGCGCACGCTGTTGCGAATCACCGGGTCGTCGGCGCGGTAGACGCCGAGCCGGACCAGGTCGAGGAAGCCCGCGTCGGTGACCGCACGCTGGTCCATCGTCACGCTCGAGTTGCCGAGGTTGTACGTCGTCCCGGCGTTCGCGTTCGCGTCTTTCGTGAGCCGGACGAAGTACGGGTCCTTCGACAGCGGCCCGTTCGTGGTGATCGTCTGCTTCGGCAGGTCGGCCTTCATCTTGTCGGCCGCGGCGAGGTAGCGGGCGGCGTCGGCGGCCGCGCCGTTGTGCGAAGCGATGTCCGCGGCGCAGACGAGCCCGGCGATCACCGAGGCGATCGTCGACGGGGACCAGCCGTCCTGCTCCTCCCAGCGCTCCTGCTGGGTGTACGGCGACGCCTGCCCGTTCGGCCCCTTGTAGCCGAGGATGAAGTCGGCGGCCTTGCGGACGCCGGGCCACAGGTCGTTCCGGCCCAGCTGCTGGGCGAGCACGATCGGGAACGCGGTCTCGTCGAGCTGGATCGACGTCCAGTACGGCACGCCGTCGACCCGGCTGTTCTGCGGCAGGTGCCCGTCGGGCTGCTGCTGCGTGCCGAACATGTACGACACCGCGCGGTTCGCGGCGGCCGTGTCGCCGCCGGCGGCCAGCCCGGTCGCGATCTGGTAGAGGTCACGCGGCCAGACCAGGTGGTAGGTGCCCGACGGCGACCACTCGGGGTCGTTGTTCCCGAACCGCCACGGCATGCTCGGCGACGCGATGAAGGCGCCGGGGTGGTGCTTGTCCTCGCTCGCGGCGAGCGTCAGCATCGACGCCTTGTACAGGTCGCGCTCGGCGCCGGTCTTCAGCGACGACGGCGGCTTGGCGACCCCGCGCAGGTACTGCTGCCAGCCGCGGTCGTAGGCGCGCGCGATGTCGCGGAAGCCGCGTCGCTGCGACGCCTGCGCGCTCTTGAGCGCGTCGGCGGCCTTCGCGCCCATGCCGAGGGCCACGGTGACGTGCCGGTCGCGGACGCCGTCGGCGTTCGTCCGGCCGGTCAGCACGACGTTGCCCTTGGCCGCGGTGTCGTACCGGTCGAGCTTGAAGGTCTTGGTGAGCTGGGTGTTCCCGTCGGAGGCGCCCGCGTAGCCGACACTGGTCGTGGTGAACGCGGGCTGCGCGGTCAGCGCAGCGGCGTTCGTGGCGTCCTGCGCCGTGAGGGCGTCACCCGAGCGAGCGGCCGAGTCGTCGGAGCCGTCGTTGGTGAGGTCCGGGTCGGCGACCGCGTAGAGCTGGTAGGGCCGCCCGGTGAGCGACTGGAAGTCGACGTCCACCAGCACGGTCGTGGCGGCCGGGTCGGTGACGTAGGTCTTGCGGAGGCGCCACCGGTGCTGGTCGTCGGTGACGGTCTGCTCGTACGTCAAGCTGTCGTCGCCGGTCCGCCGGACCTGCTGCGACTTCGCCGAGTAGTCGGTGACGGCGAAGCTGCGGCCGTCCGTGACGACGAAGTCCATCGAGCGGACGCTGGGCGTGGACATGTCCGGGTAGTAGACCTCGGACAGCTGCCCGCCCTGGAGGGTGAACCAGACGTTGCTGGACCGGTCGTGCGCGGTCCCGAAGCCGGTCTTGTTCGCGGGTAGCCAGCTGGGATGGGTCCCGGGGGCACCGGGAGCCTCCCCCTGCGCCGCCGCGGTCGCCGGGATCAGGCCGGTGACCAGCAGCCCGGCGAGGGCGCCGAAGATGAGTTTGCGCATATCAACCCCACAGAAAAGTCGCCTCTGCACCGTTACAGAAAGGCGCCTGGCAGTCTGCCGCCGATTTCTGGCCGATGCATGGGCTGATCCGGTGAACCACTGACCGTCACTGGTCCTGGTTCACCAGCAGCGAACGGACTTCCCGCCGAACCGGGCGCAAGATTGTAGTACCTGCAACGCTGTAATCGAGGTATCTCCATGGACGACGCGATGGACGCCTACTCGCGCGCGGTCAGCACGGTCGCCAAGATCGTCACCCCGCACGTCGCCGGGGTGCAGCTCGCGCGGGGCAGTGGCTCGGCCGTCGTCTTCGCCGAGGACGGCCACCTGCTCACCAACGCCCACGTCGTCAGCGACCACCGGCGCGGGGTCGCCACCTTCGCCGACGGCAGCGAAGTGCCCTTCGACGTCGTCGGCGCCGATCCGCTGTCCGATCTCGCCGTGCTGCGTGCGCGGGGCGCGACGCCGGCGGCCGCCGTGCTCGGCGACGCCGACCGGCTCGTCGTCGGGCAGCTCGTCGTCGCGGTCGGGAATCCGCTCGGGTTCTCCGGGACCGTCACCGCCGGGGTCGTCAGCGCGCTCGGGCGGGCGCTGCCGGTGCGGCAGGGGCGGACCACCCGCGTGATCGAAGACGTCATCCAGACCGACGCCGCCCTCAACCCCGGCAACTCCGGCGGTGCGCTCGCCGACTCCGCCGGCCGGGTCGTCGGCATCAACACCGCGGTCGCCGGGGTCGGGCTCGGGCTCGCGGTGCCGATCAACGCGACGACCCGGCGGATCATCGACACGCTCGTCGTCGAGGGCCGGGTGCGGCGGGCGTACCTCGGCGTCGTCGGCGTGCCCGCGCCGCTGCCGGACGACGTCGCCGAGCGCACCGGGCAGCGCGCCGGGCTGCGGGTGCGCGAAGTCGTTTCCGGCGGCCCCGCCGACCGGGCGGGCCTGCGCGCCGGCGACCTCGTGCTGACCGTCGGGCGCACCCGCGTCTCGGACGCCCAAGGCATCCAGCGGCAGCTGTTCGCGGAAGTGATCGGCACCGCGCTGCCGATCACCGTGCTGCGCAACGGCGCCATGGTCGACGTCTACGCGACCCCGGCCGAACTGGTCGGGTGAGGTGAGGAGACTTGAGTATCGCGCTTCGGCGTGGCATGGTCGGTGGCACAACACCAACGCGGGAGCTCGCGCCATGGCGGGCTGAGAGGGTGACTTGCGTTTCGCAGGCGTCACCGACCGCATGAACCTGACCGGGTAATGCCGGCGTAGGGAGTGAAAGTCGTTGACGACGCTTGAAAACAATGCTGCCGTGAAAGTGACCACCGGTCCGATCACCGGCTCGCACAAGGCCTACCAGCAGACCGAATCCGGGCTCCGCGTCCCTGTCCGGCGGATCGATCTCTCCAATGGTGAGCAGTTCGACGTCTATGACACTTCGGGCCCGTACACCGATCCGGACGTCGAGATCGACGTCCACAGTGGACTTCACCGGCTGCGCGCCGGCTGGGCCGACGGGCGTGAGCACAACACCCAGCTCGGCTGGGCCAAACAGGGCGTCATCACCCGCGAGATGGAGTACATCGCCGCCCGCGAACGGGTTTCGCCCGAATTCGTGCGCGACGAGGTCGCCCGCGGCCGCGCGGTGATCCCGGCCAACCGGAAGCACCCCGAGACTGAGCCGATGATCATCGGCAAGAACTTCCTGGTGAAGATCAACGCCAACATGGGCAACTCGGCGGTCTGGTCGTCGGTCGAGGAAGAGGTCGACAAGATGGTGTGGGCGACCCGCTGGGGCGCCGACACGATCATGGACCTCTCCACCGGCAAGCGGATCCACGAAACGCGGGAGTGGATCATCCGCAACTCGCCGGTGCCGGTCGGCACCGTGCCGATCTACCAGGCGCTGGAAAAGGTCGACGGCGAACCGGAAAAGCTGTCGTGGGAGGTGTACCGCGACACCATCATCGAGCAGTGCGAGCAGGGTGTCGACTACGTCACCGTGCACGCCGGCGTGCTGCTGCGCTACATCCCGCTGACCGCGCGGCGCGTCACCGGCATCGTCAGCCGCGGCGGGTCGATCATGGCCGCGTGGTGCCTCGCGCACCACCAAGAGTCCTTTTTGTACACCCACTTCGAGGAACTCTGCGAGATCCTCCGGCAGTACGACGTCACGTTCTCGCTCGGCGACGGCCTGCGCCCGGGCTCGATCGCCGACGCGAACGACCGCGCCCAGTTCGCCGAGCTGGAAACCCTCGGCGAACTGACGCACATCGCGCGCTCGCACGACGTTCAGGTGATGATCGAGGGCCCCGGTCACGTGCCGATGCACAAGATCAAGGAGAACGTCGAGCTCGAGGAAAAGCTCTGCGGCGAGGCGCCGTTCTACACCCTCGGCCCGCTCGCGACGGACATCGCGCCGGCGTACGACCACATCACGTCGGCCATCGGCGCGGCGCAGATCGGCTGGTACGGCACGGCGATGCTGTGTTACGTCACGCCGAAGGAGCACCTCGGCCTGCCCAACCGCGACGACGTCAAGACCGGCGTGATCACGTACAAGATCGCCGCGCACGCCGCGGACCTGGCCAAGGGGCACAAGTACGCACAGGAGTGGGACGACGAGCTGTCCAAGGCACGTTTCGAGTTCCGCTGGAACGACCAGTTCAACCTGTCGCTCGACCCGGACACCGCGCGCTCGTTCCACGACGAAACCCTCCCCGCCGAGCCGGCCAAGACCGCGCACTTCTGCTCCATGTGCGGCCCGAAGTTCTGCTCGATGCGGATCACCCAGGACGTACGCAAGTACGCCGAGGAGCACGGACTGTCCACTGTGGAGGCGATCGAGGCCGGGATGGCTTCGAAGTCGGCGGAGTTCACCGAGTCCGGCGGCCAGGTCTATCTGCCGGTGGTGCAGCCGTGACACCGAGGACCGCCCTCACCATCGCCGGATCGGACTCCGGCGGTGGTGCGGGCATCCAGGCCGACCTGCGGACCTTCTTCGCGCACGGGGTGCACGGGCTGGTCGCGCTGACGGCGGTCACCGTGCAGAACTCTCTTGGTGTGCAGGGTTTCACGGAGATCCCGGCCGACGTCGTCACCGCGCAGATCAAGGCGGTGGCGTCGGATATGGGCGTCAACGCCGCGAAGACGGGCATGCTGGCGACGGCCGAGATCATCCGTTCGGTGGCGAAGACCCTGGACGAGGTCGAGGTCGGCCCGTTCGTGGTCGACCCGGTCGCGGCCTCGATGACGGGTGACCCGCTGCTGCGCGAGGACGCCCTGGAGGCGATCCGCACGGAGCTGTTCCCCCGCGCGACGCTGATCACGCCGAACCTCGACGAAGTCCGGCTGCTGACGGGCATTTCGGTCGTGGACCCGGCTTCCCAACGTGAAGCCGCCGAGGCCCTGCTGGAGTTCGGCTCGCGGTGGGTCCTGGTCAAGGGCGGCCACATGCAGGGCACGGAAGACTGCGTGGACCTGCTGTCGGACGGCCGTGAGTACATCGCACTGAGCGGCCCGCGGTACCTCACGGAGAACACCCACGGCGGCGGGGACACGTTGGCGTCGGCGATCACGGCGTCGCTGGCGAAGGGCGCCTCGGTGCCGGACGCCGTGGCGGCGGGGAAGAAGTTCATCGAGCGGTGTGTGGCGGAGGCCTACCCGCTGGGCGCCGGGGTGGGGCCGGTCTCGCCGTTCTGGGTGCTGGATCGGTAAATCGCGCGCGGACCGGGCACCGGCCGCGGCGGGCCGGCCGGCCGCGGCGGATCGATCGAAGCCGGCCGGCCCGTGCTGATCGGCTAACCCCGGGCGAGCACCTGCGGCAGCACCGTCGTCAGCCCGGTCCAGTCCGAAGTGACCACCGACGCGTGCTGCTTCGCCAGCTCGGCGACGCGCTGGTTGGCCTGGTCGACCGTCGGGTTGTGGGCGTCGATGGCCGGCGCGACGTTCTGCCCGTCGGTCATCACGACGTAGTAGTGGTTGGCGTCGTACCACCACGGCCCGGTCTGGGTCACCCACGCGTTCGCGTCGCCGTCGAAGACCACGAACCACGGCTTGAGGTCGGCGGTGTACTTGTCCCGCGGGTCACCGCCGGCCGCGCCGTGCACGGTCGGGAAGATGTTCGCGTCGCCGAGCTTGCCGGCGTTCTTGAGGCCGACGAGGTACCGCGTGTACTCGACGTCGGTCTTCAGCGTGTCGGTCGGGTTCTGCTCCTCGACCGTGCCCGGGATGATCTCGGTGATGACCCGGCCCCGCAGCGCGTCCACGGACGGCCAGTTGTCCGCCTTGGCCGCGTCGTCGAGCGTGGCGTAGCTCCCGAGCAGCTCGGCCGGGCGGAAGGCGACGCTGCCCAGGTGCGAACGGAACGTCGCGTCCAGCTCGTCCGGGCCCAGGCCGGTGTTGTCCGAGAAGCCGGTCTTCATCTCGAGCTTGAGCGTGAGCGGCGTGTGCCCGGGGTGGGCGGCCAGCCAGATCCGGATGTCGTCGAGGCAGTACTCCAGGTTCTTGTTCGTCCCACCCGAGTACAGCTGCGACGCCGAAGTCGCCGCGACGCAGTTGTTCTGGTTTCCCAACGGGTTCGAGTGGCTGACCTTCCACTCGTGGGTGAAGAAGTCCGGCCAGACGTCGAGCTCGATCAGCGACGACCCGGCGTCGAGCGCCTGGGCCAGGTAGCCGTAGGCCGCCGGGTCGTAGGTGTTGTGCACGCCGACGGTGGTGACGTGGGAGAGCTTGGGACTGTCCGCGTGAGCGGCGGTCGTTCCGGAGAGCGTGAGAGCGGCCGCGAGGAGGACCACCGAGAAGAGCTTCATCCAGGCTCCTTCGAACGTGAGTAACCTTCACAATGTCCCACCGTGGTTGACTGTCGATGAAGCAAGAGAGGCCAATTGGCCTAGACCAGAAGTCGGGAAAAGAATGATTCCTTCGGCGTTGACCATCGCCGGGTCGGACTCCGGCGGTGCCGCCGGGCTCCAGGCGGACCTGCGCACGTTCCTGACCTGCGGAGTGCACGGCCTGGTCGCGGTCACCGCCGTCACCGTGCAGAACACCCTGGGCGTGCACGACCGCGCCGACCTGCCGCCGCACATCGTGGCCGGGCAGATCGAGGCCGTGGCGGCGGACATGGGCGTCGGCGCGGCGAAGACCGGCATGCTGGCCTCGGCCGAGATCATCCACGCCGTCGCGGCGGCGTGCGACACCGCCGAAATCGGGCGGGACGCGAAGATCCCGTTCGTCGTGGACCCGGTAGCGGCGTCGATGCACGGCCACCCGCTGTTCGACGAGGCGGGGCTCGTGGCGTTGCGCGACGAGCTCCTGCCGCGCGCGACGGTGCTGACCCCGAACCTCGACGAGGTCCGGCTGCTCACCGGGATGACGGTGAAGGACCGCGAGGGCATGCACACCGCGGCCGTCGTGCTGCACCGGATGGGCCCGCGGTACGTGCTGGTCAAGAGCGGGCACCTGCAGGCCGACCCGGAGTGCGTGGACCTGTTGTTCGACGGGTCGACGTTCGTGGAGCTGCCGGGGCAGCGGTACCCGACCCCGCACACGCACGGCGCGGGCGACACGATGGCGTCCGCGCTCACGGCCGGCCTGGCCAAGGGGATGTCCGTGGTCGAGGCCGCGCGCTACGGCAAGTGGTTCGTCTCGCACGCGGTCGAGCACGCCTACCCGATGGGCGCGAAGGTCGGCCCGGTCTCGGCTTTCTGGCGGCTGGCGCCCGAAGAGCGCTGACGGTTCAGAAGGCGGCTCAGTCGTCCGCGATCAGGGCCTCGAGCGCCGGGATCGCCGCCGTCAGGGCCTCCCGGTGCTCGGGCGAGAGCCGGTCGAGGCGCCGGTTCAGCTCCTGCACCCGCGTCGACCGGACGCCGGAAACGAGGCGCTCGCCCTCTTCGGTCGCCTTCGCCAGCCAGGCGCGCCGGTCGATCGGATCGGACTCGCGGCTGACGTACCCCGCCTCGACCAGGGACGCGATGATCCGCGACATCGTCGCCGCGGCCACGCCTTCCTTGGCCGCGAGGTCGCCGAGCCGCAGCTGGCCCGCGTGCACCAGCGTCGCCAGCGCCGAGATCGCGCCGTGGCCCGGCCCGGGCACCCCCGCCTGCCGCAGGGACCGGGACAGCCTGCCCACGGCGAGGTACAACCTGCCCGAGACGTCCTGGACCGATGTGCTCGTCACGGCTGGCTCCTTCTGCCCTCACCCCGCCGCGGCTGCGCCGGAAATTGCCGTCCACCTTACGGGTCCGGGGTCACGCTCCGCGTTAAGCCACCACGGCGTCATACCGGGGCTTCGCCCCGGGCCGGGGGCTCCGCCACCCGGAGCCCCCGAAAGCAGCAGTTCACCGGGGTGGGCTCGACGCCTGCGCCCAGAAGCGCTGCGGCACGCGGCCGGCCTCGCGGGCCAGCCGTCCGGCCACCACGCCCGCGCGCATCGCCGCGGCCATCCGCTCGGGATCGGCCGCCCGGGTGACCGCGGTGGAGAGCAGGACGGCGTCGCAGCCCAGTTCCATCGCCAGCGTCGCGTCCGACGCCGTGCCGATTCCGGCGTCCAGGATCACCGGGACGCCCGCCCGCGAGACGATCAGCTCGATGTTGTGCGGATTCCGGATGCCGAGGCCGGTGCCGATCGGCGCGCCCAGCGGCATCACCGCGGCGCAGCCGGCTTCCTCCAGGCGCAGCGCGAGCACCGGGTCGTCGTTCGTGTAGGCGAACACGGTGAACCCGTCGGCGGCCAGCCGTTCGGCGGCGTCGAGGGTCTCGAACGGATCCGGCAGCAGCGTCCGGTCGTCGGCGTGCACCTCGAGCTTGATCAGGTCGGTTTCCAGGGCCTCGCGGGCCAGCTGCGCGGTGAGCACGGCTTCGGCGGCCGTCCGGCAGCCCGCCGTGTTCGGCAGCAGTTCGATGCCGAGCCGGTTCAGGAGCTCGAGGACGCCGGAGCCGCCCTCGGCGTCGGCGCGGCGCATGGCGACCGTGGTCAG is from Amycolatopsis mediterranei and encodes:
- a CDS encoding AAA family ATPase, with protein sequence MSHPQITLTVRHTPSALDTRRGVVRLHPEVLDALGLRAWDAVHLTGARVSAALAAPADETGVPGVVLTDDVTMSNLGVTEGAEVVVAPADVAAAKTVTVAGSRLASVSVSPHMLRLALIGKVLTVGDAVSLLPQDLAPSPGSDPAGLRGQLSRAIGATWTNELLTVTATEPAGTVAVGPSTVVTWRDGARPGRAAEPAAPRTATALVRTSAVTAAEEWIDAEVVEDEAVAEEEPVVPLADLIGAEAAARKLAEWFDLAFQRPELLARLGAPAHLGVLLSGPEGVGKATLVRSVANEAGIRVIPLAAPNLAVLDPNVAVARLREAIHAAGGPSVLLLTDVDALLPATTPPPVATVVLEELRAALRRERFAVVATTARAESADPRLRAADLLDRELGLALPDAKTRRELLNVLLRDVPLDTGIDCGVLAERTPGFVAADLIALRRDAALRAALRQRDTDEPRISQQDLLDALATVRPVSMSTSDNLATGGLTLDDVGNMLDVKQSLTEAVLWPLRYPDSFARLGVEPPRGVLLYGPPGGGKTFLVRALAGTGALNVFAVKGAELMDKWVGESERAVRELFRRAAEAAPALIFLDEIDALAPRRGQSSDSGVADRVVAALLTELDGVEPMREVVVLGATNRPELVDPALLRPGRLERRVYVPPPDAEARAAILAASSKNTPLAGDVDLVAVASTLDGYSAADCAALIREAALTAMRESLEAREVTAAHLDAARKTVRPSLDPAQLATLEAYAKTQAGV
- a CDS encoding LytR C-terminal domain-containing protein, which gives rise to MSVFSGMSRPMKAAGVALIGVAIIAAVIGGISALGGGDGSNEAGPSGTSTQPGTSGGPSSAAPSSTSSSAATPPSSSTSSSSPTPPSPSSPSPGQATSSAPGGPGQPGGDQQASNKWVTVRVFNNSTIEGLADRAAEDFRGGGWNVNEVSNYSQGIIPTTTAFYRPGTDEEAAAKQLAQEFGIKAEPRFEGIQSASPGVIVIVTKEYQSGHKGS
- a CDS encoding DUF3263 domain-containing protein — translated: MDAAESMAEPQPSPPKPVPGLTEREVEILAFERQWWRHAGAKENAIRERFDLSATRYYQLLNKLLEKPEAIEADPMLVKRLRKTRAARQRKRGARRLGIELQ
- a CDS encoding peptide deformylase, with product MTIHPIVIAGEPVLHQPTREITEFDEKLRTLVDDMFETMYAAEGVGLAANQIGLDLRVFVYDCPDDEGVRHKGVVVNPKLETSEIPETMPDPDDDWEGCLSAPGESYPTGRAKWAKVTGSDIDGHPIEVEGTGYFARCLQHETDHLDGYIYLDRLVGRHARAAKKMLKSNKWGVPGNSWLPPRTPEDDGAVI
- a CDS encoding glycoside hydrolase family 15 protein, encoding MRKLIFGALAGLLVTGLIPATAAAQGEAPGAPGTHPSWLPANKTGFGTAHDRSSNVWFTLQGGQLSEVYYPDMSTPSVRSMDFVVTDGRSFAVTDYSAKSQQVRRTGDDSLTYEQTVTDDQHRWRLRKTYVTDPAATTVLVDVDFQSLTGRPYQLYAVADPDLTNDGSDDSAARSGDALTAQDATNAAALTAQPAFTTTSVGYAGASDGNTQLTKTFKLDRYDTAAKGNVVLTGRTNADGVRDRHVTVALGMGAKAADALKSAQASQRRGFRDIARAYDRGWQQYLRGVAKPPSSLKTGAERDLYKASMLTLAASEDKHHPGAFIASPSMPWRFGNNDPEWSPSGTYHLVWPRDLYQIATGLAAGGDTAAANRAVSYMFGTQQQPDGHLPQNSRVDGVPYWTSIQLDETAFPIVLAQQLGRNDLWPGVRKAADFILGYKGPNGQASPYTQQERWEEQDGWSPSTIASVIAGLVCAADIASHNGAAADAARYLAAADKMKADLPKQTITTNGPLSKDPYFVRLTKDANANAGTTYNLGNSSVTMDQRAVTDAGFLDLVRLGVYRADDPVIRNSVRVTDKEIAFTTPTGQFWHRYTKDGYGEQADGSPWDYTFPAESRTTFGRLWPLLAGERGEYELTLGDRASAARRLRDLGRVSSSAETMPEQVWDENPPSGQTGFPAGTPTTSATPLAWTHAQYVRLAWDVKAGSVLETPRVVRCHFLGC
- a CDS encoding S1C family serine protease, coding for MDDAMDAYSRAVSTVAKIVTPHVAGVQLARGSGSAVVFAEDGHLLTNAHVVSDHRRGVATFADGSEVPFDVVGADPLSDLAVLRARGATPAAAVLGDADRLVVGQLVVAVGNPLGFSGTVTAGVVSALGRALPVRQGRTTRVIEDVIQTDAALNPGNSGGALADSAGRVVGINTAVAGVGLGLAVPINATTRRIIDTLVVEGRVRRAYLGVVGVPAPLPDDVAERTGQRAGLRVREVVSGGPADRAGLRAGDLVLTVGRTRVSDAQGIQRQLFAEVIGTALPITVLRNGAMVDVYATPAELVG